Proteins encoded by one window of Candidatus Stoquefichus sp. SB1:
- a CDS encoding aldo/keto reductase: protein MKKLFLSISFILSLCLMVACQAHSSKEKEMETSNKQTNHEKISTFDFQSKTVILSSGYKMPLNGIGTYSLNNDVCFDAITSALNSGVRLIDTAYMYHNEEAIGRAIKASNVPREDIFITTKIYPSQFDEPEEAIDLALEKLNVDYIDLMLLHHPGDNDVKAYKAMEKYVKQGKIRSIGLSNWYVEELEKFLPQMSITPAVVQNEIHPFYQENDVIPYIQEKGIVVEGWYPFGGRGHTKELLTNETISAIAQKHGVTSAQVILRWNLQKGVVVIPGSSNPEHIKENTQIYHFTLSNQEMEQINALDKNEKHDWY from the coding sequence ATGAAAAAATTATTTTTATCCATTTCATTCATTTTATCATTATGCTTGATGGTAGCTTGTCAAGCTCATTCTAGCAAAGAAAAAGAAATGGAAACAAGCAACAAGCAAACAAATCATGAAAAAATAAGCACCTTTGATTTTCAATCAAAAACAGTCATTTTAAGTAGTGGCTATAAAATGCCTCTTAATGGGATTGGCACATATAGTCTCAATAATGACGTATGTTTTGACGCTATTACGAGTGCTTTAAATTCAGGAGTACGATTAATTGATACAGCATATATGTATCACAATGAAGAAGCTATTGGTAGAGCAATCAAAGCTTCCAATGTTCCTCGAGAGGATATCTTTATTACAACAAAAATATATCCTAGTCAGTTTGATGAACCTGAAGAAGCCATTGACTTAGCTTTAGAAAAATTAAATGTTGATTATATCGATTTAATGTTATTACATCATCCTGGTGATAATGACGTCAAGGCATATAAAGCAATGGAAAAATATGTGAAGCAAGGTAAGATTCGCTCAATCGGTTTATCTAATTGGTATGTTGAAGAACTAGAGAAGTTTCTACCACAAATGTCAATAACACCAGCAGTTGTCCAAAATGAAATTCATCCTTTCTACCAAGAAAATGATGTTATCCCATATATTCAAGAAAAAGGCATTGTCGTTGAAGGCTGGTATCCTTTTGGTGGAAGAGGTCATACAAAAGAATTATTAACAAATGAAACAATTTCAGCAATTGCTCAAAAACATGGTGTCACAAGTGCTCAAGTTATTCTTCGCTGGAATCTCCAAAAAGGAGTTGTTGTCATTCCTGGTTCCAGCAACCCTGAGCATATCAAAGAAAATACTCAAATTTATCATTTTACATTATCCAATCAGGAAATGGAACAAATAAACGCTTTAGATAAGAACGAAAAACATGATTGGTATTAA
- a CDS encoding flavodoxin family protein encodes MKVIAMNSSARKDGNTAIAINTIFEELNKEGIETEMIQLANTIINPCIACWACSHRGNCINKKDQFHEIFEKLKTADGIILASPVYSANISANMQAFLERAAVVTDMNRDTNDFKYKVGAAICAARRSGAVNTVDAMNHFFLNHEMFVVGSTYWNMVYGQMPGDVQNDEEGLANMKNIGQNMAYLLNILGGYKNEKI; translated from the coding sequence ATGAAAGTCATCGCAATGAATAGCAGTGCTAGAAAAGATGGAAATACAGCCATTGCTATCAACACAATATTTGAAGAACTTAATAAAGAAGGAATTGAAACTGAAATGATACAGCTTGCAAATACTATTATTAATCCTTGTATTGCATGCTGGGCATGTAGTCATCGAGGCAACTGTATAAATAAAAAAGATCAATTCCATGAAATTTTTGAAAAACTTAAAACTGCTGATGGCATTATACTCGCTTCACCAGTATATTCAGCTAATATTTCTGCCAATATGCAAGCCTTTTTAGAACGTGCTGCAGTCGTAACTGATATGAATCGTGATACAAATGATTTCAAATATAAAGTTGGTGCAGCTATTTGTGCAGCTCGTCGTAGTGGAGCAGTCAATACAGTTGATGCAATGAATCATTTCTTTTTAAATCATGAAATGTTTGTTGTTGGATCTACTTATTGGAATATGGTATATGGTCAAATGCCAGGTGATGTTCAAAATGATGAAGAAGGATTAGCAAATATGAAAAACATTGGTCAAAATATGGCTTATCTTTTGAATATCTTAGGAGGTTATAAAAATGAAAAAATCTAG
- a CDS encoding flavodoxin, with protein MKKSRFLKIILFISFLGIFTGCQNPTNNIDQNKKQSEVNKTQDMDTNEKTLVVYFSQTGTTKRLAEYAADILNADIYEIIAAEPYTKEDLAYYTNGRADQEQSDPSVRPQISGEIKNMEEYDRIILGYPIWHSQAPKIIITFLEKYDFSKKTIIPFCTSHSSGIGSSASHLHEYTAPTTTWLEGKRFGGETSKKEIEEFLNNIID; from the coding sequence ATGAAAAAATCTAGATTTTTAAAAATAATTCTTTTCATTTCTTTTCTTGGAATCTTTACTGGCTGTCAAAATCCCACAAACAATATCGACCAAAATAAAAAACAAAGTGAGGTGAATAAAACTCAAGATATGGATACAAATGAAAAAACTTTAGTTGTTTATTTTTCTCAAACTGGAACAACCAAAAGATTGGCTGAATATGCAGCAGACATTCTCAATGCCGATATTTATGAAATTATTGCTGCTGAGCCTTACACCAAAGAGGATCTCGCATATTACACAAATGGCCGTGCTGATCAGGAACAAAGTGACCCTTCAGTTCGTCCTCAAATATCTGGTGAAATAAAAAATATGGAAGAATATGACAGAATAATTCTTGGTTATCCAATATGGCATAGTCAGGCACCTAAAATTATTATTACTTTTTTAGAAAAATATGATTTTTCCAAAAAAACAATTATCCCTTTCTGTACTTCACATAGTAGTGGGATTGGTTCAAGCGCAAGTCATTTACATGAATATACTGCTCCTACAACTACATGGCTTGAAGGAAAACGTTTTGGTGGAGAAACTTCAAAAAAAGAAATAGAAGAATTTCTTAATAATATTATTGATTAA